The window ATGACCCGGCTGCGGTTGGACAGGGCCTGACGGGCCACGTCGAGCAGGTCGCGGCGGTACGCGGAGGACGCCCGCAGCTCCGGCCGCACCCGCAGCATCTCGCCGAGCGCGGGCTCGAAGTCGGCGGCGTCGTAACGGAGTTGCTTGGGAGACCAGCGGCCCGCCCGTACGGCGTTCAGCGCCGGCCGGGAGCCGAACAGGCCGTCGGCGCCCTCGCTCCAGGAGTCGGCGCGCGTGGTGCCGTACGCGGTGCGGCGCAGGATGTCCCAGGCCGCCTCGGCATGCGGGTCACGGCCCCCGTACCGAGCGTGCGCCCACTCGGCGAACCAGGTCTTGAGATCCAACTCGCCCTCTCGCCAGGCGAGTTCGGAGAAGAGGGCGAAGGCGGCCGGGTTGTTGTCCGCCGCTTCCGGCATCAGGGCGATCCCGTGCAGCCTGCTGCCGTCCTTGGTGCGCCACTTCTCGTACAGCGCGGCCCAGTCGGGGGTGTTCGCGCCCAGCGCGGTGTGCCCGCCGAAGTTCCAGATCGACCCGAACGCGTAAGGGGTGTCGCCCCAGTCCGCCTCGCGGTCGGTGACCGTGGGGAAGCGGTCGGAGAGTCCGTCGACGACGAGCATGTGCTGTTTGTCGACCGCGTCGACGATCGCGCGCGGCGGGTTGTGCTGCCAGCCGAGGATCACCCACGTGGCCCCGGGACGGGACCGCCGCAGCGCCCGCTCGACACCCTTCGCCGCGTCGGCGACGGGCACGTCACCCGGGTCGCCGCCCTCGTGCAGCAGATCCATCTTGTACAGGGACGACGGGCCGAACATCTCCTCCTGCACCCGGTAGAAGGCCGCCGCCACCCGCGCGAAGTCGTCCGTGCGCGGGTCCAGCCAGTCGGGGCGCGCGAAACCCATCCACTCGCCCTGCGGGACGGTCCGCGCCCCCGGGACCCGCTCCGCGAACCCGGCCGGGACCGTCCCGAAGTAGCCGGGGAACACCGGTGTCATCCCCAGCTCACGCACCCGGTCGGCGATCCGGCGCCCGAGGACGGCCCGCGCGTCCAGGAGCTGCCGCGAGACGGGGGAGGGGAAGGCCGACAGGTTCTGCAGCAGCCACCACGGCTGATGGGCCGGGCCCGGCACCCACTCCCGCAGCTCCTCCTCCCGGTACCCGAACTCCTGGAACACCCGGTGGTACAGCGCGTCCGCGCCCGCGTAGACGAGGACCTCGTTGTAGCCGTGCAGTGCCAGCACGTCCAGCTCGCGCTCCCAGTACGTCCAGTCCAGGTACGCGCCCGTGTAGCCGTCGTTGGTGTCGTTCAGGGCGAAGCGGTGGATGACGTTGGCCTGCCGGGCGACCGTGCCGTCGAGGCCGGGCAGCTCGCGCGGCAGGAGGTTCGTCTGCTCTCCCGCCCAGTTGATCTCGGCGTACGCGATGTGCCGCAAGTACCAGTTGAGGCCGGTGAGTTGGGTGGCCGGTGTGTCGCCGGCGATGGTGATGCGCCCGGTGCTCCCCGACACGCGGAACGCGTCGAGCTCCCTGGTGTCCGTGAACGTGATCTGGCGCCAGTGGTCCGGCAGCAGCCGCCGGGCCGCCGCCGAGGCCGTACGCAGCGCCTTGTCGGCCCCTGGGGTGTCGTCCGAGGGGATCGCGCGGGCCGGGGTACAGGCGACCGCGGGAGTGGCGGCGAGGGCGGCGAGCAGGGCACGGCGGGCGAGCGGCATGGTGTCTCCGGGGTGCGGTGGGGGTATGCCGTGGGAGGAATACCCGCCGAAACCGCACTTGTGCGCAGACACAGGGCCACACGGGGGAGAACCCGGCATGAACGACTCCTTCCGCCGCACTTGTCCCTCCGCCGCACGTGGATCTCGGGGCCGGTGCGACGACCCGACGCTACGTCGATATGGGTAGATTGATACGCGTAGATCTCCTGGTTCGGGAACCCCTCGTCGCCGACGGCACGTTGTCGGGAAACAGGGATTTATCCGAATGATCACTTCGCGTCCGGTGGGGGCTGGTACCGACGGAGAGAACCGGTGGATCCGGTTGTGACCGTTCGCGGAGCAGGGGGACAGAACGGGGACACCCATGGTGCATCGACACCATCGCGAGACCTACTACGTCGTCGACGAGGGCCGGATCCTGGAGTTCGAGAAGGGGGAGGCGGTCGCGCGCGTACTGAGCGCGACCGAGCAGCAGATGGCCTTCCGCTTCTCCCGGTTCGGC is drawn from Streptomyces bottropensis ATCC 25435 and contains these coding sequences:
- a CDS encoding alpha-N-acetylglucosaminidase → MPLARRALLAALAATPAVACTPARAIPSDDTPGADKALRTASAAARRLLPDHWRQITFTDTRELDAFRVSGSTGRITIAGDTPATQLTGLNWYLRHIAYAEINWAGEQTNLLPRELPGLDGTVARQANVIHRFALNDTNDGYTGAYLDWTYWERELDVLALHGYNEVLVYAGADALYHRVFQEFGYREEELREWVPGPAHQPWWLLQNLSAFPSPVSRQLLDARAVLGRRIADRVRELGMTPVFPGYFGTVPAGFAERVPGARTVPQGEWMGFARPDWLDPRTDDFARVAAAFYRVQEEMFGPSSLYKMDLLHEGGDPGDVPVADAAKGVERALRRSRPGATWVILGWQHNPPRAIVDAVDKQHMLVVDGLSDRFPTVTDREADWGDTPYAFGSIWNFGGHTALGANTPDWAALYEKWRTKDGSRLHGIALMPEAADNNPAAFALFSELAWREGELDLKTWFAEWAHARYGGRDPHAEAAWDILRRTAYGTTRADSWSEGADGLFGSRPALNAVRAGRWSPKQLRYDAADFEPALGEMLRVRPELRASSAYRRDLLDVARQALSNRSRVMLPQIKAAYDAKDATRLAAASRDWLSLMDLLDELVATDSRHLLGRWVADARSWGAGAAERTELGYDNLSLLTVWGTREGADAGLRDYANREWAGLVGGLYRLRWSTYFEELRAALAAGRAPKKIDWFALEDRWARNPGPLATEPTGDTYAVATRVRDRLTALS